The genomic segment gcagggcagtaaatccttcctctcctcccacaCGCTCAGGTTTTAACCAAGAAGAAATTGCAAGACCTGGTGCGTGAGGTGGATCCGAACGAGCAGCTGGATGAAGATGTGGAAGAAGTAGGTTCCAGCCCATGGAAGGGACTGCAGGAAGAGTTAATTTGTAATTTGTCACAGATCAGTGGCCATTTATCTAAGGAGGGAGCATTTAGTTTATGTAACACTTGTTTTCCCATGCAGTCTTCAGCCATCCCTGGTTTTCTGCATCTCAGTCccaaaaaggcttttaaaacaGCAATTGCAGCAAACACCTATGAAATCCACTCCTTTGAGTGGAATTTTGCACACCACAATATGAGAAAGATCTAAAGCTATCAGAGGGCTCCCAAAGGAGACTCTGAAGATGGGGAAGAATCAGGAGGACCATAAGAGGAGTGTCTGAGGGCTCTTGGTGTGTTCAGCTGGAGCAAAGGAGATTGAGGGCAGAGCTCCGTGGGGACTGCAGCTCCAACCTCTGCTCCCCGTGGCAcgacaggagccagggaatggctggagcagggtcaggctggagatcagggaaaggttcttcccccagagggtgcagggccctgacctgctccccaggcagccagaCTTAaagagcatttggacaatgctttCAGACACAGGATGGAGAttgcagggccaggaggtggCCTGTATGATCCTTGCAGGTCTCTCCCAGTTCAGGACATTCTGTAATTCTAAATATCAGCTTCTGAGGGCTTGTTTTCATCTTCCCACATAATTTCAACTGCTCAGTGCTGACCAGACTGATTGTTGCCCTTGTTCTACCACAGATGCTGCTACAGATCGCTGACGACTTCATTGAGAGTGTGGTGACAGCCGCCTGCCAGCTTGCACGGCACCGCAAGTCCAACACTCTGGAAGTCAAAGATGTCCAGTTGCACCTTGGTGAGTGACTCTTacctgtttttttcccttctacccccagctctcagctcctcctggagTCAGGGCACAGTTGCAGTGCTGTGGTGGAAGCCTGTGAGTAGATAAtgcatccctgcctgtggcaaggggttggaactggatgagctttaatgtctcttccaactgaaaccattctgtgacttcCAGAGCGCCAGTGGAACATGTGGATCCCGGGCTTTGGTTCTGAAGAAATCAGGCCCTACAAAAAAGCCTGCACTACAGAAGCTCACAAACAGGTAAGGCGCCCTCACAACACCAGGACTCACATGGAAGGCTGATGTGAGGATGGAGGTCATGGCCTCCTGGCACTGTGAATTTGTGGCCTCTTCCAAGTTGTTCAGACCAGAAATGACTTCCAGAGCCTCCTGACCTGTTTATGCAGCAGGCTGAGGTTGCTGTGTCTCCTCAGCTGTGTTGGCTTTGCccaaagagaagcagcagctgttggTGCTGAGGAGCTTAGGAGGGTTAAAACCAACTGGGAGCTGCACACAGGCGCTTCTCAGCTGCCCCTGGCAACTCCATCTCTGTGCAAAGGAACTGAGAACACCCTTAATTTTgctaattttgcttttaaactgCATTGGACCATTGGTTTTTAAGCCGTGGTCAGAGCCtagaaggagctgccctgcagtgggTTCATGAgtgatgctgcagctcccactgggcAGAGAGGGGGACCTTGAGATGGGCTTTAATTCCACTGCCCCAAGTTGCCAAGTGGAGAAGCACAGAtacttccttctcctcttcagCCTGAAACCACATTAAGATTCAAACAGACCTGAAAGACCAGTGTGGAAGCAAGTCAGACCGCGtcctgggagcacctgggatgCCTTGTTTCTGCTGTGGGTGGTTGTGCAGTCTCCCACTCTGAGCTGCTCAGCTTCCCATGGTTTTCCCTCTCTTGTTGCAGAGAATGGCACTGATTCGCAAAACTACCAAGAAATAGCCCCCTGGACAGAGCTGGAGACACCACCAGTGCAGTTTGGGATACCTGCCGCTCCACTGAAGCCTCCATGATGTCAcctgtgggatatttttttaatgctttacaGAGAAGCATCTATTTTTTATTAACAGTGCAGCAATATCTTGACTTGATGAAGAGACCTGCCAAAAACATTCTACGCCCTCTTCTCGTTCCTCCTCAAAGTGTGACATATCTCAAACAGACTTTTATTTGTGACTTGAAAGTGGTTTATTGTACAAGTGATTATCCAAGGGACAGAGCATTTGATCGTGTGTGGGACAGTATTAGAAGCGTCTGTAGAGGTTTTTgtttcctccttcctgcccctACCTGCTCCAGTACTTTGTAATGTCAGTGTTTATATAAATACTTGCGTTTGTTTTACATgaataaagaaattattctaaGCTGCTGGTATAGGCTTGTGCTCTTCAGGCAGCATTGCAGAGGGATGGCAGGGGGAGGGGTCCCTGTTACCTCAGCTCCGTGTGTGGTGCTGTTCTGAGGGAGATCTCCTGAGAGTTTACAGGGagcagaatcatggaatatcctgaacTGGAAAAGATCCCCAAGGATtattgagtccagctcctggcctgcccaggacaccccaCCAATCCCACCCTatgcctgagagcactgtcctACGCTCTCTGAAGCTGTGGCAGCATTGGGGCTGTGCctattccctggggagcctggtcATTGCCAGAGCACCCTCTGTGGGAAGAACTGTTTCCTAATATGCAATCTAtgcctcccctgacacagcttcagctgttccctcaggtcctgtctggtcacagggagcagagactGGAGGTGTCACTTGGGAGGAGCTGCACATGCTGGTGAGTCTCCCCTGTTTCCTCCAGGGTGAACAaaccaagtgccctcagctgctcttccagAGGTTTCCTCCCCTCCAGACCTTTCTAGACCACAAGAATTTGCCCAGTCCCTCACCTGCCAGTCAGGATGGCGGGGTCATTTCCCTCCTGACCTCCAACCCATTGCTGGGATATTAGGACTGTTGGGAGGGGGATGTTGTGACAAAGCAGGAAGTCAGAGTCCCCCTGATTCTGTTTGTGCCTGGACATTGAAAAGGCCACGTGCCCCTGGCTGTTCCCGCTGCTCTGCTCAGActtcagaggagctgcaggggctgttgtGGGGATGCAGGAGCTGACAGCAGTGCAAACCCCTGCATGACAGGAAGGCTCAGGAAGGCTTCTGCAGCCctaggcagagctgggctcatcCTCCTTGTCCAGCCCTCTGGAGGCTCCCGGTACCTGCAGGGGAAACCAGGGCGGGTGAAGTGATCCCATGACCATCTTGGTGTCACTCCTCATGTCACTGTGGGATGAGGAGCCTGGGGAGCTCCTTTCTGCAACCTTGTAGAGaaggtttttttcaaattatattGTATGAAGATTAATCTGAAAGGGAAAGTGGGCATTTCCTCAGAATGGTATGTGGTTGTTTTTGCTTTGGGCTCAACTAGGCATGTACTCAGCCGGAGTGGCAGATACATCATCTGAGTTCCACGATAAGTTTGTCACTTTTAATTCTATTTGGAAAGACTTAAAGATTTAGGGCTTTATGGTAGGGATCTCAGTCAGTACAAGAGAGCATAGGGGAAAGGGTAACATTGACCTCTGCAAGCCTGTGGGGTTCCACCTGGGGACTTCACGCTTCCAACGCGCTTCCCATGCCacccctgcctgtgcctggctgctCCATATCCACTTCCCCTCCTGAGCCCAGCATGTCCCTGCCTTGCCAGTGTCCTCAGCTCTAGCACGAGCatctcttctgcttctcctccttctcctgtgCCTGAGCCTTGGGCAGCACTGGCAGTGGGATGCTGCTCTTCACCCCATCCCATGCCTCAGTGGCCACCAACCGCCCCGTCTGCAGCGCTTGGTAAATGGCAACTGTCAGCATCTGAAAGGCCTGGACTACATTGGAAGCATCTTTGGCTGAGGTCTCCACGTACTGGACACCCAGTGAGGCCGCCAACTTCTCCGCCTCCCTCTGGCCCACCCGGCGCTGCCCAGCCAGGTCACTCTTGTGCCCCACCAGCAGGAAGACCATGCGGAAGGGTTGGATGGTGTCAGTCACCTCCTGGTGCCATTGCCGGATGCTCTCAAAGGATGTGCGGTTGGTGATGTCGAAAAGCAGCATCCCCCCGGCTGAGTTGCGGTAGTAGGAGCGAGTCACAGACCTGGGGTGGGGACACCGAGAGCAGGGGAGTGAGTGGCCCCTGGGGTTTCCTGTGGCACCTCGGGCAGCATGTTCCCTGCCTACAGAGTGGCCCTGTCCAGGACCTGCTCCTGCAAGCAGCACCCATCTTGCATTCAAAGCACCATGAGAGGGGTGAGAATCAGCCTTTTGCTGTGTCAATAAGGactccaggggcagctctgtcCGTGCTCAGCCACCATAGTTCATCTgtctcctgcagccacagcccccaagtgcccctgtgcctgcagccatgtccccagggctccaCCATCCCTGCTTTCATGGTCCTGGAACtcttctgtccctgctgccgTGTTCCCAGTATTTTCCCATCTCTGCTGCAAGTCCTGGAACTTTCCCATTCCTGCAAACCCAGATCTGCCACTCTCATCCCCTGCAGCCAACATCTCCCAAGCTTTCCtgttcccaggagctgcctggctggTGGAGACAGCCCCACAGGGAGGTGTGAGGCTCCTAGCAGCTGAGGAAGAAGTTTTGCCCAGCCCTCAGTGGGTTCCCAGCTGTTCGCCAGTCCTTCTGCAGCTGGTGTGGCAGGGGGGTTCTTGAGGGAGTACTGTACCCCCTTTAGAGCTGGAGCAAGGGCTTACAAGGCAGTCCCAAGGGCTCCTTTCCCTTGGCTTTTGACATGGTCGTTCCTCACCCAAACGGACAAGTGGGAACACAGCCACATCAACAACCTTCTTAGGCTTGGAATCACAACACTCCACCCCAAATCTGGAGGGGGACACCCATCTCCACCACCCCTCCTGACCCCATGGACCCACCTGAACCTCTCCTGCCCGGCTGTGTCCCAGAACTGCAGCTTCACttgcagccctggctccagctccaCGAATTGGACGTAGAAGTCCACCCCCACCGTCTGGTTGACAGTGTCCAGGAAGGCACCTTCGGTGTAGCGCCGCAGCAGCGAGGATTTCCCCACTGTCGAGTCCCCCAGCATGATTACTCGGAACTGGTACTGCCACCGTGGCTCCATCGGTGCTTCTGCCGCCTGCCAGGACCTGCCGCCCTCGCACCAGGAGCGTGttcaggcaggcagggagctcctCCACCCAGGAGGCGTTCCCAGTACCATTGGTGCCGCGTGGCCCCTTTGGAGCCCCTTTGTCCCCTTTATTTTGGCTCTATCCAGCAGGAAGCACTCAGGGGTGCCTGCTCCCATTTTCCCATGGACAGGACACCCTGAAAAGTGTCCCAGACATGGGGAGCTGTTGCCCCACCAGTGATGCCCCCCAAAGCAGACCATCCCCCATGCCATGCATTGagtgctgtgcccctgcctgGGATGAAGTGCTTGGCACAGCCTTTATTTGATGTGGAAAAGCGTTAGGTTTATTAAAAACACTCCTACAGCAGAgtactattttttttcagagccCCCAAATTAAGGTTTGAAATAAACCCAAGCCCAGGTGGGAGACCCAACCCTCATGGTCACCCaagggctgcaggtgctgggtgGAGAGAAAAGCATCCGCACAACTGGGGGTCCCACGTCCCCCTGTCACCATCAGCACTGGCAGTGCTTGTGGGGCTtcctccctgccaggggctggcgGTGACTCTGGCTGGGGATGAGCCTGATGCCATCACATCCCTGGTGTGGGGCAAGGATCCCCTGGCCCAGTGCCTGCTGGATACCTCCAGCCAGTGTCTGGAAGGCCAACTCCACGTTGAGGTTGCTGTGGGCCGAGGTCTCCACGAAGGCCATGCCCAGAGTGGCGGCGAGGTGTCCAGCTTCCTCTGCTGACACAGCTCGCTCATCCTCCAGGTCACACTTGTGTCCCACCAGGACAAAGGCAGGCAGCTGGTCCCCCGCAGCCTCGTGATACCACTCAGGAACGTGTTCAAAAGATGCTCGGTTGGTGAGGTCAaacaccagcagcacccccgCCGCGCTCCGGTAGAAGGACTTGGTGATGGATCTGAGCATACCCAGCGGGTTTTCAAAGGATACTGGGAAGCTCTAACACCAACAACCCTAGGATGGGGCTTGGGAGATTTTTGGGTGACAGATCAGACTTCAGGAGTGGGAAAGGGACACCTGTCTTGGGCATTTACACTGCCATTTTCTGTTCAGCATCCCTCTCCCCAGAGTGGGGGGCTCCAGAGTAGATCTGGGGGGTTTTCAGGACTCTGTG from the Melospiza georgiana isolate bMelGeo1 chromosome 24, bMelGeo1.pri, whole genome shotgun sequence genome contains:
- the TAF12 gene encoding transcription initiation factor TFIID subunit 12 isoform X1, encoding MNQFGPSALINLSSFSSIKPEPASTPPQTSMANSTTVAKMPGAPSGGGRLSPESNQMLLQIADDFIESVVTAACQLARHRKSNTLEVKDVQLHLERQWNMWIPGFGSEEIRPYKKACTTEAHKQRMALIRKTTKK
- the LOC131093223 gene encoding ras-related protein Rab-42-like, translating into METVTDSPQDPEPEGHFQFRVIVLGDAAVGKSSLLRCFTDGLAGGPGGAAVPGPTVGVEFYSRTIPMPPAGKAKLQLWDTAGQEQFRSITKSFYRSAAGVLLVFDLTNRASFEHVPEWYHEAAGDQLPAFVLVGHKCDLEDERAVSAEEAGHLAATLGMAFVETSAHSNLNVELAFQTLAGGIQQALGQGILAPHQGCDGIRLIPSQSHRQPLAGRKPHKHCQC
- the LOC131093224 gene encoding ras-related protein Rab-39B-like, which translates into the protein MEPRWQYQFRVIMLGDSTVGKSSLLRRYTEGAFLDTVNQTVGVDFYVQFVELEPGLQVKLQFWDTAGQERFRSVTRSYYRNSAGGMLLFDITNRTSFESIRQWHQEVTDTIQPFRMVFLLVGHKSDLAGQRRVGQREAEKLAASLGVQYVETSAKDASNVVQAFQMLTVAIYQALQTGRLVATEAWDGVKSSIPLPVLPKAQAQEKEEKQKRCSC
- the TAF12 gene encoding transcription initiation factor TFIID subunit 12 isoform X2, whose protein sequence is MNQFGPSALINLSSFSSIKPEPASTPPQTSMANSTTVAKMPGAPSGGGRLSPESNQVLTKKKLQDLVREVDPNEQLDEDVEEMLLQIADDFIESVVTAACQLARHRKSNTLEVKDVQLHLERQWNMWIPGFGSEEIRPYKKACTTEAHKQRMALIRKTTKK